In Streptomyces sp. NBC_00569, a single genomic region encodes these proteins:
- a CDS encoding ATP-binding protein has protein sequence MPPTTAELVHDRSLGDLLIHRDVVLDGLDAPQRAARTVLADVLDGKAEDQLFDAMLVASELIANAIQHSSGAVLIRVEVYEFGAALGVVDRGADITAVPVRPSNSSVDEGTVAANGRGLFIVDSLASAWSVEETENGKIVIAILTLPAGPRR, from the coding sequence ATGCCCCCCACAACTGCTGAACTGGTGCATGACCGGAGCCTCGGAGACCTGCTGATCCACCGTGATGTGGTGCTCGACGGACTCGATGCTCCGCAGCGCGCCGCCCGTACCGTCCTGGCCGACGTCCTGGACGGCAAGGCGGAGGATCAGCTCTTCGACGCCATGCTGGTGGCCAGCGAGCTCATCGCCAACGCCATCCAGCACAGCAGCGGTGCGGTCCTCATAAGGGTTGAGGTCTACGAGTTCGGCGCGGCGTTGGGCGTCGTTGACCGCGGGGCCGACATCACTGCCGTCCCTGTCCGACCTTCGAACTCATCTGTTGACGAAGGGACGGTGGCTGCAAACGGGCGCGGCCTGTTCATCGTGGACAGCCTCGCCAGTGCCTGGTCGGTTGAGGAGACCGAGAACGGAAAGATCGTCATCGCCATACTCACCCTTCCGGCAGGCCCTCGTCGATGA
- a CDS encoding APC family permease, producing the protein MLNSETTQSTESTMRLRGDLSLLSVVLFGLAYISPGIVVTMFGVVAATSGGAAPTAFAIATVAMLLTGLSYAKMARAVPGAGSVYTYARKMLDSRIGFLSGWAMLLDYFFIPMVGWLITAIYFNAQFPEIPKWVWLIVSVGITTAINVFGMKLADRVNKVLMFIALGSLVLFATLCVVFLGKHGSSAPATNALWNSGTSIGAVTAAAAIAAYSFLGFDAVSTLGEEARGGARTIGRGIIGCVIAAGAIFIVLSFVMQLVHPGAKFADVDAAAYHLKVQVGGETYAEIINFVTIAGSIASCIALQASAARLMYVMGRDGALPKAIFGNLSKKTGTPVLNLLLTAAAGVIAMKLDLTTATSFINFGAFLGFTLVNVCVIAHLVRERRHGRTPNLFSYLVMPAIGAAVSLYLLTKLGHVALQIGGVWLAIGVAYLAVLTKGFRRPAPEMTFDDDTAATDPVTA; encoded by the coding sequence ATGTTGAACAGCGAGACCACACAGAGCACAGAGAGCACCATGAGGCTGAGGGGCGACCTGAGTCTCCTCTCCGTCGTCCTGTTCGGCCTGGCCTACATCTCGCCCGGCATCGTCGTCACGATGTTCGGCGTGGTCGCCGCCACCAGCGGCGGCGCGGCCCCGACCGCGTTCGCCATCGCCACCGTCGCGATGCTGCTCACCGGGCTGAGTTACGCGAAGATGGCGCGCGCCGTGCCCGGCGCCGGGTCCGTCTACACCTACGCCCGCAAGATGCTCGACAGCCGCATCGGTTTCCTGTCCGGCTGGGCGATGCTGCTCGACTACTTCTTCATCCCGATGGTCGGCTGGCTGATCACGGCGATCTACTTCAACGCCCAGTTCCCCGAGATCCCCAAGTGGGTCTGGCTGATCGTCTCGGTGGGCATCACCACCGCCATCAACGTCTTCGGCATGAAGCTCGCGGACCGCGTCAACAAGGTCCTGATGTTCATCGCTCTGGGGTCGCTGGTCCTCTTCGCCACCCTGTGTGTCGTCTTCCTCGGCAAGCACGGCTCCTCCGCCCCCGCCACCAACGCCCTGTGGAACTCAGGCACTTCGATCGGCGCGGTCACCGCGGCCGCCGCCATCGCCGCGTACTCCTTCCTCGGCTTCGACGCCGTCTCCACGCTGGGCGAGGAGGCCAGGGGCGGGGCCAGGACGATCGGCCGCGGCATCATCGGCTGCGTCATCGCCGCCGGAGCGATCTTCATCGTGCTGTCCTTCGTGATGCAACTGGTCCACCCCGGCGCGAAGTTCGCCGACGTCGACGCGGCCGCCTACCACCTGAAGGTCCAGGTCGGCGGCGAGACGTACGCCGAGATCATCAACTTCGTCACCATCGCCGGATCCATCGCCTCCTGTATCGCCCTGCAAGCCTCCGCCGCCCGCCTCATGTACGTCATGGGACGCGACGGCGCCCTGCCCAAGGCCATCTTCGGCAACCTGTCGAAGAAAACCGGCACGCCCGTCCTGAACCTGCTGCTGACCGCGGCCGCCGGTGTCATCGCCATGAAACTCGACCTGACCACAGCCACCTCATTCATCAACTTCGGCGCCTTCCTCGGCTTCACCCTGGTGAACGTCTGCGTGATCGCCCACCTGGTCCGAGAGCGCAGACACGGCCGCACCCCCAACCTCTTCTCGTACCTGGTGATGCCGGCCATCGGCGCCGCCGTCTCCCTCTACCTGCTCACAAAGCTCGGTCACGTCGCACTCCAGATCGGCGGCGTATGGCTGGCGATCGGCGTCGCCTACCTGGCCGTCCTGACCAAGGGCTTCCGCCGGCCCGCACCGGAGATGACCTTCGACGACGACACCGCGGCCACGGACCCAGTCACCGCGTAG
- a CDS encoding carbon-nitrogen hydrolase family protein, translating into MARPLPLILAQAPGRPADDLTGFAADVERRVKLRAPGALVVYPELHLGESAPGVPAAPAEAAEPLDGKRDAAFAELAGDLGIWLVPGSVYERGTDDRVHNTTPVYSPQGERLAAYRKICPWRPYETTTPGNRFEVVDLPGVGRIGLSICYDTWFPEISRHLAWMGAELIVNVVRTSTSDRAQEVVLNRANAITNQVFVASVNSAAPSGTGRSLVIDPQGTVRAETVDAGDSTLTDVIDLDEVSNVRRYGTAGLNRVWDQFRPGDPALELPLYGGRIDPATWNPAHTTEEPRC; encoded by the coding sequence ATGGCCCGCCCCCTGCCCCTGATCCTCGCCCAGGCGCCCGGCCGCCCGGCCGACGACCTCACAGGCTTCGCCGCCGACGTGGAGCGGCGCGTGAAACTGCGCGCACCCGGCGCCCTCGTCGTCTACCCCGAACTGCACCTCGGCGAGAGCGCCCCCGGCGTCCCCGCCGCCCCGGCGGAGGCCGCCGAGCCGCTCGACGGCAAACGCGATGCGGCCTTCGCCGAGCTCGCGGGGGACCTGGGCATCTGGCTGGTACCCGGCAGCGTCTACGAGCGAGGCACCGACGACCGCGTCCACAACACGACACCGGTCTATTCACCACAGGGTGAGCGCCTCGCCGCGTACCGCAAGATCTGCCCGTGGCGCCCGTACGAGACGACCACACCCGGCAACCGGTTCGAGGTCGTCGACCTCCCCGGGGTCGGCCGCATCGGCCTGTCCATCTGCTACGACACCTGGTTCCCGGAGATCTCCCGCCATCTGGCCTGGATGGGCGCCGAGCTGATCGTCAACGTGGTCCGCACGTCGACGAGCGACCGCGCGCAGGAAGTCGTCCTCAACCGCGCCAACGCCATCACCAACCAGGTCTTCGTCGCCAGCGTCAACTCCGCCGCCCCCTCCGGGACCGGCCGCAGCCTCGTCATCGACCCCCAGGGCACGGTGCGCGCCGAAACCGTCGATGCCGGCGACTCCACCCTCACCGACGTGATCGACCTCGACGAGGTCAGCAACGTCCGCCGCTACGGCACCGCCGGTCTCAACCGGGTCTGGGACCAGTTCCGCCCCGGCGACCCAGCTCTCGAGCTCCCGCTGTACGGGGGCCGCATCGACCCCGCCACCTGGAACCCCGCCCACACCACCGAGGAGCCGCGATGTTGA
- a CDS encoding LysR family transcriptional regulator gives MEIRVLRYFLTIVETGSVTKAAEVVRVAQPSLSRQLRGLEGTLGMTLFDRGGKQMVLTAAGRRFLPLARDLVARADAAEAAVGALAAGRAMRITVAAPPTTITDVIAPFLATWGPEDPLVTVQAESPAHAYQALARGADVAVSSAPPRSRFAGLPVARLPLWAYVRADHAWADRDHVTIRELAAQPLIVLTAAHRTRRILDNAVQDADASYDIVLECDTPHVVQAMAASGHGVAVVSDDPRFDLHPLLILDSTGEPLQIHLHAAWDAGHYALHSIEAFAAGLSRFCVERYGPQVAARL, from the coding sequence ATGGAAATCCGAGTGCTGCGCTACTTCCTGACCATCGTGGAGACCGGTTCCGTCACCAAGGCTGCCGAGGTGGTCCGCGTCGCCCAGCCCTCGCTGTCGCGCCAACTGCGCGGCCTGGAAGGGACCTTGGGGATGACGCTCTTCGACCGCGGCGGCAAGCAGATGGTCCTCACGGCGGCCGGCCGGCGCTTCCTTCCGCTGGCCCGCGACCTGGTCGCCCGCGCGGACGCCGCCGAGGCCGCGGTCGGCGCGCTGGCCGCCGGTCGTGCCATGCGGATCACCGTGGCGGCACCGCCCACCACCATCACCGACGTGATCGCGCCGTTCCTGGCCACCTGGGGACCGGAAGATCCGCTCGTCACCGTGCAGGCGGAGAGTCCGGCACATGCGTACCAGGCCCTTGCCAGGGGCGCCGACGTAGCCGTCTCCTCAGCACCTCCGAGGAGTCGATTCGCCGGCCTCCCGGTGGCCCGCCTGCCGCTGTGGGCCTACGTCCGTGCCGACCACGCCTGGGCGGACCGGGACCACGTCACCATCAGGGAGCTTGCCGCGCAGCCCCTCATCGTCCTCACCGCGGCGCACCGCACCCGCCGCATCCTGGACAACGCCGTGCAGGACGCGGACGCCTCGTACGACATCGTGCTCGAATGCGACACCCCGCACGTCGTACAGGCCATGGCGGCCTCGGGCCATGGCGTCGCGGTGGTCTCCGACGATCCCCGCTTCGACCTGCACCCGCTGCTGATCCTCGACAGCACGGGCGAACCGCTGCAGATCCACCTCCACGCGGCGTGGGACGCCGGCCACTACGCGCTGCACAGCATCGAGGCATTCGCGGCCGGTTTGTCACGTTTTTGCGTCGAGCGGTACGGGCCACAGGTCGCCGCCCGCCTATGA